The genomic stretch AGTTCTTCCGGATGATCTCGATGTTCGTGGCAGGGTCGCAGCGCGTGCCCATCGCCCATACGACCTCGGAGAGGCTGGAGGGATCGATGTCGTCGTCGACCACGACGGTCCACTTGCCGCCGTAGGCGGTGGGGGCGAGCTGGGTCGCCAGGATGCCCGCCTGGCGGCTGTGGCCGAAGTAGCTCACCTCGATGGCGACGACGTTGAAGGTCCGACCGGCCCCCGCTTCGTGGATCCAGACGCCGACCACGTTGGGGACGTTGGCCTTCTCGAGGTTTTCCCAGAGCGTCGCCGAGCGGATGAAGCAGCGCTCGAACAGGTGGGCGTGGGGCGGCTTGAACGAGGCGGCGCAGGTGAGGATCGGGTCGTTCCGGTGGTACACGCGCCTGACGCGGAAGACCCGCTCTTCCTTCGTGCCGCCCGCGTAGTAGCCCGGCCACTCACCGAACGGCCCTTCCAGGCGCTTCTGGCCCGGCACCACTTCGCCCTCCAGCGCGATCTCGGCGTTCGCCGGAATCGGCAGCCCCGTCAGCTCGCCCTCGATGACCTCGAGTGGCTCTCCGCGAAGTCCGCCGACGTAATCGAGCTCCGATTGGCCCCGGTTCAGCGTGGCCCGCGCGGCAGAAAAGAGTGCCGGGTCCTGCCCCACGACGGCCACCATCGGTGCCGGCTTGCCGGCGGCCAGGTACTTCTGCAGTTGCAGGTGGCCGTCTTTGCCCTCGGTGATGTAGATGCCCGTGAGGTTCCGCTCGAAGAGCTGCATCCGGTAGGTGCCGACATTGACCCATCCGCTGTCGGGATCCCGCGTGATCACGGCGTCGGCCGTCCCGATGTAGCGCCCCCCGTCCAGCTCGTGATGGATCGGTACGGGGAACTTGAAGAGATCGACCTGGTCGTCCTTCAGGACGTTCTCCAGAATCGGGCCCCCGGAGACCGTCTGGGGCGGGATCGGCGTGATGGCCTGCACCCGTTGCCGGTAGATCTTCAGCAGCTCCATGGTGCGCTCGTCCCCGGTGGCGGGCAGTCCCATGGACAAGGCGAAGCGCTTGGGCGAATTGAGCAGCCCGTAGAGACAGCGATACCCCGGGGGATAACCGGGGATCTCGTCGAAGAGGAAGGCCGGCGCCCGGCCCCCCTTGGCGCGCACGCACATCTCCACGAACGCCCCCATCTCCTTGTCCCAGTGGACGCCCCGGCAGTGCTGGAGCTCGTCCAGCCCCTCCACCTTCTTGAGCCACTCGCGCAGGTCGCGGTACTCGAGGGGCATCGACGGATCAGCGGCGGGCGACGGCCGGCATGCGGCTCTCGACGCCCTCTTTGGCCAGCTCGCTGTCGAAGAGCGCGCGCACGGCAGGATCCTCGTCCGCGTACTCGATCTGGTTGCCGCCCGTCGCTCGGTCCTGATCGAGGCGGCTGTACTTGTCGTCGAGCTTGTGCTTGACGCTTCCCCAGCGAATCGCCAGGTAGCGGGCCGGGCTGGCGCCGGCATTGAAGTGCTGGTGCCACCAGAGGTCCGGCGGCACGACCACGCTGCCCTCGTGCCAGTCCACCTTCGTGGGCTTCGCCCCCTCTGGCCAGAGGAGCGAGTAACCCTTGCCGCCGAGGGTGATGACGTGGGCCCCGGGGCCGTGGCGATGGGCCTTCTTGTAGGTGCCGACCGGGAACTCGGAGATGTGGGCGATCAGCGTGTTGTTGGCCAGCTCGAACATGATGTTGCGGCCGCCGGCGCCGCGCTCCTTCCATTCGATGAGCGCGAATTTCTTCACGTCGGGAATGAAGTTGGCCTCCCAGATCCGGCTGGCCAGGAAGGTGCCCTTGCCGCTGAAGGTGTCCGCCTCCCCGCCGAAGCGATCCTTGAAGACGAAGGGGTTGTTGAAGACGAAGTCGTGGTTGTGGAACAGATTCATGACCAGGGGCGCCGTGGTCACGGCGTAATAGCGCGCCACCTCGGTTCCCGAGGCGTTGAAGTGCTGGTGCCAGGCGTTGAGCGGGACCGCGAAGAGACTGCCCGTCTGCCACTCGAAGCTGACCTTGGAGCCGCCCTCGATCCACACGGTCGTCGCACCCCGCCCCTGGAGGACGTAGATGACCTCTTCGTAGAGGTGCCGCTGGGGCGCGAGCTGTCCCCCGGCCGGGATCTCGCACACATAGGCGTCGTTGGTCCCGCCGGTCCCCTCCATGTCGATGAAGACGCCGCGCCCGCCCCGGCTAGGCCAGGGCTGGACCTCCACCGATCTCAGATCTTCGACGTAGAACCCGCGGATGACGGGGATGCCTTCGGATTTCTGCCAGGCCTGGTAGGCGGTGAGCGTGGTGGACGGATCGTTGGAAATTGGCATCGTGACTCTCCCTCGTCTCGCGCTGGGCCGCCCTGTCCCACTCGGCGGCTCTCAGGAAGTGGTCCCTATGATAAGTACGCGCGCCACGGTCGGCAAGCGCCGGGCGCGCCAAGTGGTGGAGTGCGCGTATGATAGCTGCGCTCCCGATGGCTGTGCTGGTCACCGGATCCGGTCTGGTGGGGTCGCAGATCGCCCGTCTCCTGGTGGAGGCCGGCGACCGCCCGGTGCTTTTCGACCGCGCCCCCGACCTCGACGCGCTCGCCGACATCGTCGATCCTGGCCGCCTCACCCTTGTCCAGGGCGACCTCCTGAACCCCCTCGACCTG from Candidatus Methylomirabilota bacterium encodes the following:
- a CDS encoding UbiD family decarboxylase → MPLEYRDLREWLKKVEGLDELQHCRGVHWDKEMGAFVEMCVRAKGGRAPAFLFDEIPGYPPGYRCLYGLLNSPKRFALSMGLPATGDERTMELLKIYRQRVQAITPIPPQTVSGGPILENVLKDDQVDLFKFPVPIHHELDGGRYIGTADAVITRDPDSGWVNVGTYRMQLFERNLTGIYITEGKDGHLQLQKYLAAGKPAPMVAVVGQDPALFSAARATLNRGQSELDYVGGLRGEPLEVIEGELTGLPIPANAEIALEGEVVPGQKRLEGPFGEWPGYYAGGTKEERVFRVRRVYHRNDPILTCAASFKPPHAHLFERCFIRSATLWENLEKANVPNVVGVWIHEAGAGRTFNVVAIEVSYFGHSRQAGILATQLAPTAYGGKWTVVVDDDIDPSSLSEVVWAMGTRCDPATNIEIIRKNWSSKIDPVNMTENYYNSRAMIDATIPFENRGRAAKVAVTSPELRQRMLEKYGALFRRVLGEHDLA
- a CDS encoding cupin domain-containing protein, giving the protein MPISNDPSTTLTAYQAWQKSEGIPVIRGFYVEDLRSVEVQPWPSRGGRGVFIDMEGTGGTNDAYVCEIPAGGQLAPQRHLYEEVIYVLQGRGATTVWIEGGSKVSFEWQTGSLFAVPLNAWHQHFNASGTEVARYYAVTTAPLVMNLFHNHDFVFNNPFVFKDRFGGEADTFSGKGTFLASRIWEANFIPDVKKFALIEWKERGAGGRNIMFELANNTLIAHISEFPVGTYKKAHRHGPGAHVITLGGKGYSLLWPEGAKPTKVDWHEGSVVVPPDLWWHQHFNAGASPARYLAIRWGSVKHKLDDKYSRLDQDRATGGNQIEYADEDPAVRALFDSELAKEGVESRMPAVARR
- a CDS encoding NAD(P)-dependent oxidoreductase yields the protein MAVLVTGSGLVGSQIARLLVEAGDRPVLFDRAPDLDALADIVDPGRLTLVQGDLLNPLDL